Proteins encoded by one window of Ursus arctos isolate Adak ecotype North America unplaced genomic scaffold, UrsArc2.0 scaffold_22, whole genome shotgun sequence:
- the PAAF1 gene encoding proteasomal ATPase-associated factor 1 isoform X3, with protein sequence MAAPLRIQSDWAQALRKDEGEAWLSCHPPGKPTLYGSLTCQGIGQDGIPEVTASEGFIVNEINKITCLDISSGGGLGVSSSTDGSMKIWQASNGELRRVLEGHVFDVNCCRFFPSGLVVLSGGMDAQLKIWSAEDASCVVTFKGHKGGILDTAIVDRGRNVVSGSRDGTVRLWDCGRSACLGVIADCGSSINGVAVGAADNSINLGSPEQTPSEREVGTESKMLLLAREDKKLQCLGLQSRQPVFLFVGSDAFNCCTFLSGFLLLAGTQDGNIYQLDVRSPRAPVQVIHRSGAPVLSLLNFRDGFIASQGDGSCFIVQQDLDYLIELTGADCDPVFKVATWEKQIYTCCRDGLVRRYQLSDL encoded by the exons ATGGCGGCGCCTTTGAGGATTCAGAGCGACTGGGCTCAAGCCCTGAG gaaggatgaaggggaagcCTGGCTGAGTTGTCACCCACCAG GGAAACCAACTTTGTATGGCAGCCTAACTTGTCAAGGAATTGGCCAGGATGGCATTCCAGAAGTTACAGCTTCAGAAGGATTTATTGTGAATGAGATAAACAAG ATAACATGCCTCGACATTTCCAGTGGAGGCGGCCTTGGTGTGTCTTCTAGTACTGACGGGAGCATGAAGATCTGGCAGGCTTCCAATGGCGAGCTCAGA agaGTATTGGAAGGACATGTGTTTGATGTGAATTGTTGCAGGTTTTTCCCATCAGGCCTTGTGGTTCTGAGTGGGGGAATGGATGCCCAGCTGAAGATCTGGTCAGCTGAAGATGCTAGCTGTGTGGTGACCTTCAAAGGTCACAAAGGAG GTATTCTGGATACAGCCATTGTTGATCGGGGGAGGAATGTGGTGTCTGGTTCTCGAGATGGGACAGTACGACTTTGGGATTGTGGGCGCTCAGCCTGCCTGGGGGTCATTGCAGACTGTGGTTCTTCCATCAATGGAGTGGCTGTGGGAGCTGCTGACAACTCCATAAACCTCGGCTCCCCTGAGCAGACGCCCA GTGAACGGGAGGTTGGAACAGAGTCGAAGATGCTGCTGTTGGCACGGGAAGATAAGAAACTTCAGTGCTTGGGACTGCAGAGCAGGCAGCCG GTGTTCCTCTTTGTTGGCTCAGACGCCTTCAACTGCTGCacttttctctctggcttcttgCTGTTGGCTGGGACACAGGATGGAAACATTTACCAGCTGGACGTGAGGAGTCCAAG GGCTCCAGTACAAGTCATCCACAGATCCGGAGCACCAGTTCTGTCCCTGCTGAATTTCAGAGATGGGTTCATTGCTAGCCAAG gTGATGGAAGCTGTTTCATTGTCCAGCAAGACCTAGACTATCTCATTGAACTCACTGGGGCTGACTGTGACCCTGTGTTCAAG GTAGCCACATGGGAGAAGCAGATCTACACATGCTGTCGAGATGGTCTTGTGCGACGCTATCAGCTCTCTGATCTCTGA
- the PAAF1 gene encoding proteasomal ATPase-associated factor 1 isoform X6 gives MKIWQASNGELRRVLEGHVFDVNCCRFFPSGLVVLSGGMDAQLKIWSAEDASCVVTFKGHKGGILDTAIVDRGRNVVSGSRDGTVRLWDCGRSACLGVIADCGSSINGVAVGAADNSINLGSPEQTPSEREVGTESKMLLLAREDKKLQCLGLQSRQPVFLFVGSDAFNCCTFLSGFLLLAGTQDGNIYQLDVRSPRAPVQVIHRSGAPVLSLLNFRDGFIASQGDGSCFIVQQDLDYLIELTGADCDPVFKVATWEKQIYTCCRDGLVRRYQLSDL, from the exons ATGAAGATCTGGCAGGCTTCCAATGGCGAGCTCAGA agaGTATTGGAAGGACATGTGTTTGATGTGAATTGTTGCAGGTTTTTCCCATCAGGCCTTGTGGTTCTGAGTGGGGGAATGGATGCCCAGCTGAAGATCTGGTCAGCTGAAGATGCTAGCTGTGTGGTGACCTTCAAAGGTCACAAAGGAG GTATTCTGGATACAGCCATTGTTGATCGGGGGAGGAATGTGGTGTCTGGTTCTCGAGATGGGACAGTACGACTTTGGGATTGTGGGCGCTCAGCCTGCCTGGGGGTCATTGCAGACTGTGGTTCTTCCATCAATGGAGTGGCTGTGGGAGCTGCTGACAACTCCATAAACCTCGGCTCCCCTGAGCAGACGCCCA GTGAACGGGAGGTTGGAACAGAGTCGAAGATGCTGCTGTTGGCACGGGAAGATAAGAAACTTCAGTGCTTGGGACTGCAGAGCAGGCAGCCG GTGTTCCTCTTTGTTGGCTCAGACGCCTTCAACTGCTGCacttttctctctggcttcttgCTGTTGGCTGGGACACAGGATGGAAACATTTACCAGCTGGACGTGAGGAGTCCAAG GGCTCCAGTACAAGTCATCCACAGATCCGGAGCACCAGTTCTGTCCCTGCTGAATTTCAGAGATGGGTTCATTGCTAGCCAAG gTGATGGAAGCTGTTTCATTGTCCAGCAAGACCTAGACTATCTCATTGAACTCACTGGGGCTGACTGTGACCCTGTGTTCAAG GTAGCCACATGGGAGAAGCAGATCTACACATGCTGTCGAGATGGTCTTGTGCGACGCTATCAGCTCTCTGATCTCTGA
- the PAAF1 gene encoding proteasomal ATPase-associated factor 1 isoform X1, producing MAAPLRIQSDWAQALRKDEGEAWLSCHPPGKPTLYGSLTCQGIGQDGIPEVTASEGFIVNEINKKSIHISCPKENASSKFLAPYTTFSRIHSKSITCLDISSGGGLGVSSSTDGSMKIWQASNGELRRVLEGHVFDVNCCRFFPSGLVVLSGGMDAQLKIWSAEDASCVVTFKGHKGGILDTAIVDRGRNVVSGSRDGTVRLWDCGRSACLGVIADCGSSINGVAVGAADNSINLGSPEQTPSEREVGTESKMLLLAREDKKLQCLGLQSRQPVFLFVGSDAFNCCTFLSGFLLLAGTQDGNIYQLDVRSPRAPVQVIHRSGAPVLSLLNFRDGFIASQGDGSCFIVQQDLDYLIELTGADCDPVFKVATWEKQIYTCCRDGLVRRYQLSDL from the exons ATGGCGGCGCCTTTGAGGATTCAGAGCGACTGGGCTCAAGCCCTGAG gaaggatgaaggggaagcCTGGCTGAGTTGTCACCCACCAG GGAAACCAACTTTGTATGGCAGCCTAACTTGTCAAGGAATTGGCCAGGATGGCATTCCAGAAGTTACAGCTTCAGAAGGATTTATTGTGAATGAGATAAACAAG AAAAGCATTCATATTTCTTGTCCGAAGGAGAATGCATCCTCAAAGTTTTTGGCACCATACACTACCTTTTCTAGAATTCATTCAAAGAGT ATAACATGCCTCGACATTTCCAGTGGAGGCGGCCTTGGTGTGTCTTCTAGTACTGACGGGAGCATGAAGATCTGGCAGGCTTCCAATGGCGAGCTCAGA agaGTATTGGAAGGACATGTGTTTGATGTGAATTGTTGCAGGTTTTTCCCATCAGGCCTTGTGGTTCTGAGTGGGGGAATGGATGCCCAGCTGAAGATCTGGTCAGCTGAAGATGCTAGCTGTGTGGTGACCTTCAAAGGTCACAAAGGAG GTATTCTGGATACAGCCATTGTTGATCGGGGGAGGAATGTGGTGTCTGGTTCTCGAGATGGGACAGTACGACTTTGGGATTGTGGGCGCTCAGCCTGCCTGGGGGTCATTGCAGACTGTGGTTCTTCCATCAATGGAGTGGCTGTGGGAGCTGCTGACAACTCCATAAACCTCGGCTCCCCTGAGCAGACGCCCA GTGAACGGGAGGTTGGAACAGAGTCGAAGATGCTGCTGTTGGCACGGGAAGATAAGAAACTTCAGTGCTTGGGACTGCAGAGCAGGCAGCCG GTGTTCCTCTTTGTTGGCTCAGACGCCTTCAACTGCTGCacttttctctctggcttcttgCTGTTGGCTGGGACACAGGATGGAAACATTTACCAGCTGGACGTGAGGAGTCCAAG GGCTCCAGTACAAGTCATCCACAGATCCGGAGCACCAGTTCTGTCCCTGCTGAATTTCAGAGATGGGTTCATTGCTAGCCAAG gTGATGGAAGCTGTTTCATTGTCCAGCAAGACCTAGACTATCTCATTGAACTCACTGGGGCTGACTGTGACCCTGTGTTCAAG GTAGCCACATGGGAGAAGCAGATCTACACATGCTGTCGAGATGGTCTTGTGCGACGCTATCAGCTCTCTGATCTCTGA
- the PAAF1 gene encoding proteasomal ATPase-associated factor 1 isoform X2 — MKAQNRDGGGKDEGEAWLSCHPPGKPTLYGSLTCQGIGQDGIPEVTASEGFIVNEINKKSIHISCPKENASSKFLAPYTTFSRIHSKSITCLDISSGGGLGVSSSTDGSMKIWQASNGELRRVLEGHVFDVNCCRFFPSGLVVLSGGMDAQLKIWSAEDASCVVTFKGHKGGILDTAIVDRGRNVVSGSRDGTVRLWDCGRSACLGVIADCGSSINGVAVGAADNSINLGSPEQTPSEREVGTESKMLLLAREDKKLQCLGLQSRQPVFLFVGSDAFNCCTFLSGFLLLAGTQDGNIYQLDVRSPRAPVQVIHRSGAPVLSLLNFRDGFIASQGDGSCFIVQQDLDYLIELTGADCDPVFKVATWEKQIYTCCRDGLVRRYQLSDL, encoded by the exons ATGAAGGCCCAGAACCGGGACGGAGGAGG gaaggatgaaggggaagcCTGGCTGAGTTGTCACCCACCAG GGAAACCAACTTTGTATGGCAGCCTAACTTGTCAAGGAATTGGCCAGGATGGCATTCCAGAAGTTACAGCTTCAGAAGGATTTATTGTGAATGAGATAAACAAG AAAAGCATTCATATTTCTTGTCCGAAGGAGAATGCATCCTCAAAGTTTTTGGCACCATACACTACCTTTTCTAGAATTCATTCAAAGAGT ATAACATGCCTCGACATTTCCAGTGGAGGCGGCCTTGGTGTGTCTTCTAGTACTGACGGGAGCATGAAGATCTGGCAGGCTTCCAATGGCGAGCTCAGA agaGTATTGGAAGGACATGTGTTTGATGTGAATTGTTGCAGGTTTTTCCCATCAGGCCTTGTGGTTCTGAGTGGGGGAATGGATGCCCAGCTGAAGATCTGGTCAGCTGAAGATGCTAGCTGTGTGGTGACCTTCAAAGGTCACAAAGGAG GTATTCTGGATACAGCCATTGTTGATCGGGGGAGGAATGTGGTGTCTGGTTCTCGAGATGGGACAGTACGACTTTGGGATTGTGGGCGCTCAGCCTGCCTGGGGGTCATTGCAGACTGTGGTTCTTCCATCAATGGAGTGGCTGTGGGAGCTGCTGACAACTCCATAAACCTCGGCTCCCCTGAGCAGACGCCCA GTGAACGGGAGGTTGGAACAGAGTCGAAGATGCTGCTGTTGGCACGGGAAGATAAGAAACTTCAGTGCTTGGGACTGCAGAGCAGGCAGCCG GTGTTCCTCTTTGTTGGCTCAGACGCCTTCAACTGCTGCacttttctctctggcttcttgCTGTTGGCTGGGACACAGGATGGAAACATTTACCAGCTGGACGTGAGGAGTCCAAG GGCTCCAGTACAAGTCATCCACAGATCCGGAGCACCAGTTCTGTCCCTGCTGAATTTCAGAGATGGGTTCATTGCTAGCCAAG gTGATGGAAGCTGTTTCATTGTCCAGCAAGACCTAGACTATCTCATTGAACTCACTGGGGCTGACTGTGACCCTGTGTTCAAG GTAGCCACATGGGAGAAGCAGATCTACACATGCTGTCGAGATGGTCTTGTGCGACGCTATCAGCTCTCTGATCTCTGA
- the PAAF1 gene encoding proteasomal ATPase-associated factor 1 isoform X4: MHPQSFWHHTLPFLEFIQRVSYGNHCCWEYVWDYISQSYISGIFAAGCFLIKRITCLDISSGGGLGVSSSTDGSMKIWQASNGELRRVLEGHVFDVNCCRFFPSGLVVLSGGMDAQLKIWSAEDASCVVTFKGHKGGILDTAIVDRGRNVVSGSRDGTVRLWDCGRSACLGVIADCGSSINGVAVGAADNSINLGSPEQTPSEREVGTESKMLLLAREDKKLQCLGLQSRQPVFLFVGSDAFNCCTFLSGFLLLAGTQDGNIYQLDVRSPRAPVQVIHRSGAPVLSLLNFRDGFIASQGDGSCFIVQQDLDYLIELTGADCDPVFKVATWEKQIYTCCRDGLVRRYQLSDL, encoded by the exons ATGCATCCTCAAAGTTTTTGGCACCATACACTACCTTTTCTAGAATTCATTCAAAGAGT GTCTTATGGGAATCATTGTTGCTGGGAGTATGTCTGGGATTATATATCTCAGTCCTACATTTCTGGAATATTTGCAGCTGGGTGTTTTCTAATAAAAagg ATAACATGCCTCGACATTTCCAGTGGAGGCGGCCTTGGTGTGTCTTCTAGTACTGACGGGAGCATGAAGATCTGGCAGGCTTCCAATGGCGAGCTCAGA agaGTATTGGAAGGACATGTGTTTGATGTGAATTGTTGCAGGTTTTTCCCATCAGGCCTTGTGGTTCTGAGTGGGGGAATGGATGCCCAGCTGAAGATCTGGTCAGCTGAAGATGCTAGCTGTGTGGTGACCTTCAAAGGTCACAAAGGAG GTATTCTGGATACAGCCATTGTTGATCGGGGGAGGAATGTGGTGTCTGGTTCTCGAGATGGGACAGTACGACTTTGGGATTGTGGGCGCTCAGCCTGCCTGGGGGTCATTGCAGACTGTGGTTCTTCCATCAATGGAGTGGCTGTGGGAGCTGCTGACAACTCCATAAACCTCGGCTCCCCTGAGCAGACGCCCA GTGAACGGGAGGTTGGAACAGAGTCGAAGATGCTGCTGTTGGCACGGGAAGATAAGAAACTTCAGTGCTTGGGACTGCAGAGCAGGCAGCCG GTGTTCCTCTTTGTTGGCTCAGACGCCTTCAACTGCTGCacttttctctctggcttcttgCTGTTGGCTGGGACACAGGATGGAAACATTTACCAGCTGGACGTGAGGAGTCCAAG GGCTCCAGTACAAGTCATCCACAGATCCGGAGCACCAGTTCTGTCCCTGCTGAATTTCAGAGATGGGTTCATTGCTAGCCAAG gTGATGGAAGCTGTTTCATTGTCCAGCAAGACCTAGACTATCTCATTGAACTCACTGGGGCTGACTGTGACCCTGTGTTCAAG GTAGCCACATGGGAGAAGCAGATCTACACATGCTGTCGAGATGGTCTTGTGCGACGCTATCAGCTCTCTGATCTCTGA
- the PAAF1 gene encoding proteasomal ATPase-associated factor 1 isoform X5, which translates to MAAPLRIQSDWAQALRKDEGEAWLSCHPPGKPTLYGSLTCQGIGQDGIPEVTASEGFIVNEINKKSIHISCPKENASSKFLAPYTTFSRIHSKSITCLDISSGGGLGVSSSTDGSMKIWQASNGELRRVLEGHVFDVNCCRFFPSGLVVLSGGMDAQLKIWSAEDASCVVTFKGHKGGILDTAIVDRGRNVVSGSRDGTVRLWDCGRSACLGVIADCGSSINGVAVGAADNSINLGSPEQTPSEREVGTESKMLLLAREDKKLQCLGLQSRQPVFLFVGSDAFNCCTFLSGFLLLAGTQDGNIYQLDVRSPRFSGVSCLIVLIIPGIILKGLQYKSSTDPEHQFCPC; encoded by the exons ATGGCGGCGCCTTTGAGGATTCAGAGCGACTGGGCTCAAGCCCTGAG gaaggatgaaggggaagcCTGGCTGAGTTGTCACCCACCAG GGAAACCAACTTTGTATGGCAGCCTAACTTGTCAAGGAATTGGCCAGGATGGCATTCCAGAAGTTACAGCTTCAGAAGGATTTATTGTGAATGAGATAAACAAG AAAAGCATTCATATTTCTTGTCCGAAGGAGAATGCATCCTCAAAGTTTTTGGCACCATACACTACCTTTTCTAGAATTCATTCAAAGAGT ATAACATGCCTCGACATTTCCAGTGGAGGCGGCCTTGGTGTGTCTTCTAGTACTGACGGGAGCATGAAGATCTGGCAGGCTTCCAATGGCGAGCTCAGA agaGTATTGGAAGGACATGTGTTTGATGTGAATTGTTGCAGGTTTTTCCCATCAGGCCTTGTGGTTCTGAGTGGGGGAATGGATGCCCAGCTGAAGATCTGGTCAGCTGAAGATGCTAGCTGTGTGGTGACCTTCAAAGGTCACAAAGGAG GTATTCTGGATACAGCCATTGTTGATCGGGGGAGGAATGTGGTGTCTGGTTCTCGAGATGGGACAGTACGACTTTGGGATTGTGGGCGCTCAGCCTGCCTGGGGGTCATTGCAGACTGTGGTTCTTCCATCAATGGAGTGGCTGTGGGAGCTGCTGACAACTCCATAAACCTCGGCTCCCCTGAGCAGACGCCCA GTGAACGGGAGGTTGGAACAGAGTCGAAGATGCTGCTGTTGGCACGGGAAGATAAGAAACTTCAGTGCTTGGGACTGCAGAGCAGGCAGCCG GTGTTCCTCTTTGTTGGCTCAGACGCCTTCAACTGCTGCacttttctctctggcttcttgCTGTTGGCTGGGACACAGGATGGAAACATTTACCAGCTGGACGTGAGGAGTCCAAG gtTCTCCGGTGTGAGTTGTCTGATTGTTCTTATTATTCCTGGAATCATATTAAAAG GGCTCCAGTACAAGTCATCCACAGATCCGGAGCACCAGTTCTGTCCCTGCTGA